CTTGGAGGCGAAGTTTTAGATGGATTAAACAGAGCGATTGATTTAGCTGAAAAAGAATATGACGGTTTAGTGATAGGAAATCAAGGCACAAATTTCTCTGTTGGAGCTAATTTAGCAATGATTTTAATGATGGCAATCGAGCAAGATTGGGATGATTTGAATATGGCTATTGCATATTTCCAAAAATCGATGATGAGAGTTCGTTATTCTTCAATTCCTGTCGTAGTCGCTCCTCACGGAATGACGCTTGGTGGTGGTTGTGAAATGACCATGCATGCTGACAGAGTTGTCGCAGCCGCAGAAACGTACATCGGATTGGTAGAAACCGGAGTTGGTGTAATTCCTGGTGGTGGTGGTACGAAAGAATTTGCTTTGAGAACTTCAAGAGAATTCCACAGTGATGATGTGAAAAACAACCGTCTTCGTGAAGCTTTCATGAATATCGCAATGGGTAAAGTAGCAACTTCTGCTTACGAAGCCTACGATATGGGAATTCTTGAAAAAGGAAAAGACATCGTAGTTGTTGATAAAAAACGTCAGATTGCAGAAGCCAAAAAAGTGACAAAACTATTAGCTGAACAAGGCTACACACAACCTATCGAGCAAACTGTAAAAGTGTTAGGTAAGGACGCTCTTGGAATGTTCTACGTTGGAACCGACCAAATGTTAACCGGAAATTTTATCTCTGCACACGACAAGAAAATTGCCGATAAATTGGCAAATGTTTTAGTAGGTGGAAATCTTTCTGAACCAACAATCGTTACCGAACAATATTTGTTGAATCTTGAGAGAGAAACGTTCTTACAGCTTTGTGGTGAAAGAAAAACTCTAGAGAGAATTCAGTTTATGTTGCAGAAAGGAAAACCGTTGAGAAATTAATAAGGAGAGCTCCGTAGGAGCGAACTGTTAATAGCAGAGTAATTTTAGAAAAACGTTGAGCCTCGTAGAGGCGACCTGATAATAGAAGACCACGTTAATTTTATGGCAAATACATACACCCAAATTTATATTCAAATTGTTTTTGCTGTCAAAGGAAGACAAAATCTGATTTCAAAAGAAAACAGAGAAGAATTACATCAATTTATTACAGGTATTGTTTCCAATAGAAATCAAAAATTATTCGCAGTTTTTGCAATGCCTGATCATGTTCATATCCTCGTAAGTATGAGTCCTACTTTTTCGGTTTCAGATTTAGTAAGAGATCTTAAAGCAGGTACTTCAAAGTTTATTAATGAAAAAGGATGGATGAATGGGAAATTTAATTGGCAGGAAGGTTACGGTGCTTTTTCTTATTCTAAAAGTAGTGTAGATTCTGTTGTAAAATATATTTTAAACCAAGAAGAACATCATAAAAAGAAATCATTTAGAGAGGAATATTTAGATTTTATGTCAAAATTTGAAATTGAATATGATTCGAAATATTTATTTGAATGGATGGATTAACAGGTCGCTCCTACGGAGCTCCGCAATTGCAAAACAATAAAAAGCTATGAACAGTTTACCTCTACGAGGCAAATAATTCTCAAAACAATTTAATTAAACAAAAAATATGAAAACAGCATATATCGTAAAAGGATTTAGAACAGCGGTGGGAAAAGCACCTAAAGGTTCACTTCGCTTCACTCGTCCCGACGTCATGGCGGCAACCGTAATTGAAAAATTAATGGCTGAACTTCCGCAATTAGACAAGAATAGAATTGACGACCTTATCGTAGGAAACGCAATGCCCGAAGCTGAACAAGGCTTGAATGTCGCTCGTTTAATCTCTTTAATGGGATTGCAAACTGATAAAGTTCCAGGAGTTACCGTAAACAGATATTGCGCTTCAGGAAGTGAGGCAATTGCGATTGCTTCTGCAAAAATTCAGGCAGGAATGGCTGATTGTATTATCGCAGGAGGTACAGAATCCATGTCTTATATTCCGATGGGTGGTTATAAACCGGTTCCTGAAACGGAAATTGCTAAAACAAATCCTGATTATTATTGGGGAATGGGTTACACCGCGGAAGAAGTGGCTAAGCAATACAACATTACAAGAGAAGAGCAAGACCAGTTTGCTTTTGAATCTCATATGAAGGCTTTAAAAGCTAATGCAGAAGGTAGATTTGCTAACCAGATTGTTTCGATTCCTGTTGAATATAATTTCTTGGATGAAAACCAGAAAATGCAGACTAAAAAGTTTGATTTTTCAGTAGATGAAGGTCCAAGAGCGGATACTTCTTTAGCTGGTTTGTCTAAATTAAGACCTGTTTTTGCCAATGGAGGAAGCGTAACTGCCGGAAACTCGTCTCAAATGAGTGATGGAGCAGCTTTCGTAATGGTGATGAGCGAAGAAATGGTAAAAGAATTAGGTCTTGAACCAGAAGCAAGATTAGTTGCTTATGCAGCTGCAGGTTTAGAACCAAGAATTATGGGAATGGGACCGATTTATGCAATTCCAAAGGCTTTGAAACAAGCTGGTTTAGAATTAAAAGATATCGATTTAATCGAATTAAACGAAGCATTTGCCTCACAATCGGTTGCGATTAAAAAAGAATTAGGTTTGAATCCTGATATTTTAAATGTAAACGGAGGAGCAATTGCTTTGGGTCACCCTCTTGGATGTACAGGAACAAAATTAACCGTTCAGCTTCTTGACGAAATGAGAAAACGTGGAAACAAATACGGAATGGTTTCTATGTGTGTAGGAACCGGACAAGGAGCAGCGAGTATTTTTGAGTTGCTATAAGACAATAAGAGAATAGACGGATAGATAATAGATTGTACACAAGAAATGATGAATGACTTTAAGAGACATAATTTCAAAAAGCTTAAAATTTGGCAAATGGGTATGGAATTATCAAAATTTACTTTAGACCTTACTGATACTTTTCCAGCCTATGAAAAGTATGGTTTAAAAAGTCAAATGGATAGGTGTTCAATCTCAATTCCTTCAAACATCGCCGAAGGTTCAAGCAGAACAAATAAGTCTTTTAGTCATTTTTTAGATATTTCTTTAGGTTCATCTTTTGAATTGCAAACACAAATATTGTTGGCAAATCACAGAAAATATTTATCTGAGGAAAAATGTGAAACCTTTGAGATTAAGATTGAAGAATTTCAGAGAGCAACAATGGTATTTCAGAATACGCTTAATAAAGACTAAAAAGATGATAGACGGATAGAAAATAGGCAAGCAAAATATAGTTTATAGACACCAAAAAGTCTATCCTCTATCCGTCTATTATCTAAAAGTCTAAATAACTAAAATTTAAAATAAACAATAATGAGCAACATAGTAAAAGGAGGAGAATTCCTAATCAAAGAAATCCTTGCAAACGAAATTTTCAGTCTTGAAGAACTGAGTGAAGAACAAAAAATGCTTCGCGATTCTGCGAAAGAATTTATAGATAGAGAAGTGATTCCGCATCATGATCGTTTTGAGAAAAAAGATTATGCATTGACTGAAGAAACAATGCGTAAATTAGGAGAAATGGGACTTCTTGGAATTACCGTTCCTGAAGAATACGGAGGTCTTGGAATGGGATTCGTGAGTACCATGTTGGCTTGCGATTATGTTTCTGGAGGAAACGGATCATTAGCAACAGCTTATGGAGCTCATACCGGAATCGGAACGCTTCCAACTCTACTTTATGGAAGTGAAGAATTAAAAAAGAAATACCTTCCGGATTTAGCGACTGGGACAAAATTCGGAGCCTATTGTTTGACAGAGCCGGATGCTGGTTCTGATGCAAACTCTGGAAAAACAAGAGCGAAATTGTCTGAAGATGGAAAACATTATATCATCAACGGACAAAAAATGTGGATTTCTAATGCAGGTTTTGCAGATACTTTCACTTTGTTTGCGAAAATTGATGATGATAAAAACATCACAGGTTTTGTGATTAACCGTTCAGAATTAGAAGATCCAAACAGCTTAACTTTTGGTGAAGAAGAGCATAAATTAGGTATTCGTTCGTCTTCTACACGTCAGGTTTTCTTCAACGATATGAAAATTCCTGTAGAAAATATGTTAGGGGAAAGAAATAATGGTTTCAAAATCGCTTTGAATGCATTGAATGTTGGTAGAATTAAGTTGGCTGCAGCAAATCTTGACGGACAAAGAAGAATTTTAAACCACTCTATTCAATATTCAAACGAAAGAAAACAGTTTGGGGTTTCAATTTCGACTTTCGGAGCGATCAGAAAGAAAATTGCAGAAATGTCAACCGGAGTCTTCGTAAGTGAAGCGGGATCTTACCGTTTAGCAAAAAATGTAGAAGATAAAATTGAAGAATTGGTTGCTGGTGGAATGGATCATCAACAAGCCGAACTAAAAGGGGTTGAAGAATTCGCTGTAGAAGCTTCTATTCTTAAAGTTTTCGTATCTGATCTTACTCAAAATACTGCCGATGAAGGAATTCAAATCTATGGTGGAATGGGATTCTCAGAAGATACTCCGATGGAATCTGCATGGAGAGATGCAAGAATCGGAAGAATCTATGAAGGAACCAACGAAATAAATAGACTTTTGGCGGTTGGAATGCTAATCAAAAGAGCAATGAAAGGAGAATTAGATTTACTTTCTCCGGCAATGGCAATCAGCAAAGAATTGATGGGAATTCCGTCATTCGAAGTTCCGGATTATTCTGAATTGATGAGCGAAGAAAAAGCGATTATTGCTAATTTGAAGAAAGTATTCTTAATGGTTTCTGGAGCTGCTCTTCAAAAATATATGATGGATATTGAGAAACAGCAACATTTACTATTAAATGCTTCTGAAATTCTTAACCAAATCTACATGGCAGAATCTGCTATTTTAAGAGCTGAAAAACACTTCTCTGCTGATTCTGTAGAAGCTGCAATGGCTCAGTTAAACCTTTACAAAGCGATTGACAAAATCATTGCTGCAGCTAAAGAAGGAATTGTTTCTTTTGCAGAAGGTGACGAACAGAGAATGATGCTTTCAGGTTTAAGAAGATTTACAAAATATACAAATAGTCCGAATGTAGTCGCTTTAACTGAAAAGGTAGCCGCTCATTTTATTCAAAAAGGGCATTATTAGTCTTTACAAATAAATTTGATTTCAAAACGTCTCAATTATTTGGGACGTTTTTTTATTGCTTCAAAACAACAAATTTAGGATAGAATTTCATCCTATTTTCATCTTTTAGAGGTTAAGCAAAATAAATTATCGCTTTATAATAATTTTATTTTATCATTGCAGAGATATTTAATTTAAGATAATAGACTAATGAGAGTTTCTTTAATAATAATTGCAATCGCTTCTTCCATTTTTGCCAAAAGCCAAGTGATGTATCATACACCGGCTGGAAAAGATTCTTCAATTGAAGAAAAAATTTACGGCAATAAAGAACCCTACGAACAAGCCGAAACATTTCCTCAATTTAAAGGAGACATTACTCAGTTTAAAAAAATACTTTTTGAAAAATTAGATCTTAAAAGATTTAATGATAGTAATGAAATTTACTTTTCTGAGCTTAGTTTCATTATTGAAAAAGATGGCTCTGTAAGTTCTATAAAAGCAGAGGGTGACGAGAAAGAATTTAATACAGAAGTAATTAACGCATTTAAAAAAATGAAAACCGAATGGATAGCTGCAAGAACTACAAACTGGGAGGTTCGGTATCATGTAAGTGTTCCTGTTACTTACAGTAAAAATAAAATGGGCAAAGGCAACAGTGGTAAATACAGGTTTTTTGGAGATAAAAAAATAAGTACCCTTGAAATATTCACTGCAGTAGAACAGAAACCCGTTTATACAAAAGGTGATTTTAAAAATAATATACGTTCAAAAATTGGAAATCTTGCAGATTCTTATCCGTTTACAATGACTTTTGTGGTAGAAAGAGACGGGCAATGTTCTAATTTGAAAATTTTTGGGACAGATGAAGAAAAAAATGAAAAATTAAAAAGAGTAATTTTGCCGATAAAAGAAATCTGGATTCCTGCTAAAGTTAGCGGACAAATTGTGAGATGTAAATATGGAATTAATTTTCCTTGAGAAGTAATAAATAAACGTTTTCAGTTGTCTTATAATAATACATGGGTTTTTGAAACGTTACAATTTAAATCTAATTAACATTTAAGACAATGAAACTATTATTAATATTTACCTTATTAAGCTCAATAACTATTACGGCACAGGTTTCTATAAGAAAACCTTTGAAAATAGATTCTACAGCGTTTCCGAAATTAGAAAAACCTTTTGGTATAGTACCTTCTGGCGTTATCAAATTTGACAGTTCAATAGTTAATTTATACAAAATACCAGTTGCAAAACCTCAAAATCCTGAAATTTATTCTAGTTTAAAGACTCCTAAAAAAGATTCTACATTACATAAAATACCAAATCTTCTGGATATAGCCAAACCACCAAAGTTAAGTGTGAAATAAATTCATTAACATTTAGAATTGTTGATAAAATCTCTTAAATTTTTCTTGAAAAACATCAAATTTATCTGAGCTGTTTTATATTTTTGTATTCTATTTTTCTAAAAGAATGACAAAAGAAGAACTTTTATATAAAGCCATAAAAATTGCCGACAAAGCACACAAGGGGCAAAAAGATAAGTATCATGCTCCATACATTGCTCACGTAATGCGTGTAATGGAATATGGTAAAACAATGGACGAGAAAATTGTTGGTGTTTTGCATGATGTCGTAGAAGATCATCCTGAAGAGTTTAGCTTTGAATATTTAAGATTTGAAGGCTTTCCTGAATACATCCTTTTTGCAATAAGCTGCCTCACAAAATTTGATCCCGAAGAAGTTTATGATGATTTTGTAAAAAGAACCGAAAGATCACCTCTTGCTGTCGCAGTAAAGCTTAATGACCTTCGCGATAATATGGATTTGAGAAGGGTAAACCGAGAATTAACTTCTAAAGACATTCATCGTTTTAATAAATATTTAAAAGCATATCGATATTTATCTGATAAATATTAATACCTGCTAAAATTTTATAATTCTTGCTGATTTTACAGATTAAAAACTTAGTTTAATCGGTAAAATCAGCAAGTTTTTTTTAGATTAGTCTGCTCCTGGGAAATGGTAAGTTTTGTTATCATTATCAGTACCATCGATATTGATGTTTAAAGCTAAATAAAGAAAATGTACGTTTTTATTTCCTTTTGCTTCAAACTCTCGCTGCCACAAATAACCACCTAACACTCCAAAGTTTTCATCAATTTGGTATCCCAAACCACCATACACTCTATTTCTTGCAAATGAAGGTTTCATTGGAGTAACTACAAAAATTTCGTCATAAACATTGGCAAAAAGGGTTCCTGGAGCTATCTTTTTAGCATTTAAAGGTACCGAAACATTTAAACGGTAACGGTATCGCATTCTTTCAGAGTTTTTATCAGTTTGTGGCTCATAAAACCATGACTTTTCTGCACGGAATCTGTTTTCAAATTTTACGACTCCACTTTTGAAATCAATTACATCCTGCAGCCAAATACGAAATTCTTCTTTGTTAATTGCGTGGTCTTTGTAAGTCGCATATCGACCTAAACCGATAAAAGGTTTATGATTTTTGGTAAGATTATATCCTAAACCTCCTTTTATTTCGTAATAATCAGGATAAGTGTAGTCTTCAATACCTCTCAATTGGCCTTCAGCATAAAGGAAAAATTTTGGGTGAAATTTATAGGTTAGAGTCAAGGCATTGAACGAGGAAATATGTTCCTGTGCTTTGAAAACACTTAAACTGAAAAGTAAACTTAGGCTTAAAATAAATTTCATTTTAAAAAATTTTTGCAAAATTATACCATTTAACTATTCCGTAATATTAAGTTTACTTAATATTAATATTGTACGAAAAACCAATGTGAAACCACCTTTGAGGCATAGGCACCCCAAACGTTTCCGTATATTCTGAATCGGTTACATTGTTGATTAATGCATACACCGAAAAATCTTTTTTATTAAAGCTTAGTTTTTCATCCAACAGATGATAACTTCCCAAATTCATTCTGTCGTTATATCTGTAAACCAATTCGTTCGTAAAATATTTAAGGAATTTTGTCTGAAGTTTTGCAACAAACTGATGTTTCAGATTGTCTAATGCATAGCGGGAGTTTAAGTCATTTAAATCTTTCAACTTGTTATCGATGTACGTGTAACCTACTGTATATTTCATCCAGTCGAAAACTTGATGCCCTACTTCCACTTCAATCCCTTTTGTTTCTTTATTTCCGATATTTCTTGAGTACCAAACAGGGTCTTGTAGAGAATTTTTAATCCAGTCGATAGAATTATTAGAGTCTCTGTAGAAACCGCTTAGTTTTGCTAAAATATTTTTGTTCTGATACTGATAACCAATTTCTGCATATACTGCATTTTCAGGAGTCAGATTTACATTTCCCTGCTCAGTTTTGCTTGAATAATAAAGGTCTGTAAAAGTAGGAACTCTGTGAACTTTTGAAATACTTCCAAAAAATTTATTGTTCTGATAAAATGTGTATCCAACATCTAATCCAGGGTAAAAGAAGTTACCGTTGGTAGAATAGTTGGCCCAAGAAGCTCCCGGACTAATATTTAATTTTTTGTCAAAAAACGAAAAGTGATGCTCAAAGAAAACCTGCGTTACAAAACGTTCTCTATCACCTAGATTATTGCTTGCCAAGAATTCTTTTCTTAATTCAACCCCTAAACCTGTGGTTCCTAGGCTTGATTGGTAGCTTGAATTAACTTCTCCACCTACATTGTTCCCGATATGCATATTTCTATAAATCTCAGGCTTTTCTCTGTTAAAAAGATACATATCTTGCCCTCTTCTCCAATAAACATTAGAGTTAAGTTTAAGTTTTCCAAAAGTTTGCTGATGAGCAACACTTATAATTGACGCTTGTAATTCTTCATATTGTTCTGTAGCTTGTGGTGAAGAATAAAATCCGTTGGCGCCAAATTTCTTTTCAGAAAAACCAGCTTGTAATCTTATGTCACCGTTTTTTATCTTCAACTGATTTTGATAGAAAACATTTCTGATTTCAAAATCGGTATTGTGTCTGTAGCCTTGCGATGAATTTGAATTTGCCTGCAATGAGTTTGAAAATTTTTCGTTCCCCAGATTGGCATTAAATCCGAAACCATACGTCTCATAATCTCCTGCATTGGCACTTATTTTCACACTTTTACCAATCTGACTTTTAGTAATAATATTAATGGCTCCAGCATAAGCATTTTGCCCGAATCTTCTTGCTGAAGGTCCTTTAATAACTTCTATTCTTTCAACATTATCCAAATCAACAGGAACATTTAAAGAGTTATGTCCGGTTTGAGAATCATTCATCCTTATTCCGTTGATAAGAATTAAAACCTGCTCAAAATTGCTTCCACGGAAACCTACATCACTCTGCACGCCGTTTGCTCCTCTCCTTCTGATATCCATCCCTGGAATCTGTTGCAAAATTTCATCAATACTTGTAGCTGGAGAGCTCAAAATATCAGCTCGTGTGATGATAGAAATATTCTGATTGGCATTTTTGTAGGTAGTTGCAATAAATTTTCCTTGGATTTCAACAGAGTCAATTTCCAATGTTTTTACCTGTGCATTTAATGCGCAAAACGTCGCGAGAAAAAATACAGTTCCGAGATTCTTATTCATAACACTTCTTAGTTTATTTTGAAGTTTCCAAAATTAGGAGACTTTCGCAAGACCAAAAAATGATAGATATCATAAAAAAGACGCATATTTCATGCGTCTTTTTGGGTTTGGGAAACCTTTTTTATCTTTTTTTCATGAGATGTGTAATAAAATGTTTGAAAAGTGTTCTCATTTTTTATTACTTATTTCGTTCTGCAATTTTACACGAAAAACAGGTGAAAAACAAGTAATATTGATAGAAATATGATGTTTTCATGCTCATTTAGCACCTAAAATAGAAGAGCTTGATTTATAATAATTTAAAATATCTTTATTTGTATCGATAAAGTTTTAGTCTAGAATTCTTTTGAGAAAATCCGGCAAAAATTCGTATTTTTGTTAGTCTTAATTTTACTATGGCTTCAACAACAGAAATAGATATTAAAAAACAGGTTTTCGTTAAAAACGCACACCTTAACAACCTGAAACATATTGATGTTTTAATTCCAAAGAATAAACTCATTGTCATAACGGGGGTTTCAGGAAGCGGAAAATCTTCTTTAGCTTTTGATACAATTTATGCAGAAGGGCAGAGAAGATACGTAGAAAGTCTCAGTTCTTATGCGCGTCAGTTTTTAGGGAAATTAGAGAAACCTAAAGTTGATGACATCAAAGGTTTAGCACCTTCTATTGCTATTCAGCAGAAAGTAATTTCTTCAAATCCGCGGTCTACAGTAGGAACTTCTACTGAAATCTATGATTATATGAAACTTCTTTTTGCAAGAATCGGGAAAACATATTCTCCGGTTTCTGGCGATGAGGTGAAAAAAGATTCGGTTACTGATGTTATAGATTATATTAAGAGTTCTAAAAATAAAGTTCCGTTTTTACTCACTTCACCATTGAATTTTGATGTTGAAACTTTTACAGATACTTTAAATGTTTTAAAACTCGCAGGCTTCACCAGATTAGAAGTCAGTGGGAATCTTGCAGGAATAGAAGATTTGGAAAGTTTTGGTTTCACTCCTGAAAAAGGAATGGAAATCAATTTGGTGATTGACCGTTTTTCGTATGAAGAAGATGAAAGTTTTCTTCAACGTTTAGCAGATTCTATTCAGATGGCTTTTTATGAAGGTCGAGGTTATTGTTCATTAAAAAATACTGAAACCGGAACTGTAAAAAATTTTTCAAATAAATTTGAGCTCGATGGAATAGAATTTCTTGAGCCCAATGTTCATTTTTTTAGCTTTAATAATCCTTTTGGAGCTTGTCCGACTTGTGAAGGCTACGGAAAAGTAATCGGTATTGATGAAGACTTGGTTATTCCAAACAAAGCTTTATCAATTTTTGAA
The sequence above is a segment of the Chryseobacterium turcicum genome. Coding sequences within it:
- a CDS encoding DUF2490 domain-containing protein; the protein is MKFILSLSLLFSLSVFKAQEHISSFNALTLTYKFHPKFFLYAEGQLRGIEDYTYPDYYEIKGGLGYNLTKNHKPFIGLGRYATYKDHAINKEEFRIWLQDVIDFKSGVVKFENRFRAEKSWFYEPQTDKNSERMRYRYRLNVSVPLNAKKIAPGTLFANVYDEIFVVTPMKPSFARNRVYGGLGYQIDENFGVLGGYLWQREFEAKGNKNVHFLYLALNINIDGTDNDNKTYHFPGAD
- a CDS encoding acyl-CoA dehydrogenase family protein, with product MSNIVKGGEFLIKEILANEIFSLEELSEEQKMLRDSAKEFIDREVIPHHDRFEKKDYALTEETMRKLGEMGLLGITVPEEYGGLGMGFVSTMLACDYVSGGNGSLATAYGAHTGIGTLPTLLYGSEELKKKYLPDLATGTKFGAYCLTEPDAGSDANSGKTRAKLSEDGKHYIINGQKMWISNAGFADTFTLFAKIDDDKNITGFVINRSELEDPNSLTFGEEEHKLGIRSSSTRQVFFNDMKIPVENMLGERNNGFKIALNALNVGRIKLAAANLDGQRRILNHSIQYSNERKQFGVSISTFGAIRKKIAEMSTGVFVSEAGSYRLAKNVEDKIEELVAGGMDHQQAELKGVEEFAVEASILKVFVSDLTQNTADEGIQIYGGMGFSEDTPMESAWRDARIGRIYEGTNEINRLLAVGMLIKRAMKGELDLLSPAMAISKELMGIPSFEVPDYSELMSEEKAIIANLKKVFLMVSGAALQKYMMDIEKQQHLLLNASEILNQIYMAESAILRAEKHFSADSVEAAMAQLNLYKAIDKIIAAAKEGIVSFAEGDEQRMMLSGLRRFTKYTNSPNVVALTEKVAAHFIQKGHY
- a CDS encoding four helix bundle protein, which translates into the protein MNDFKRHNFKKLKIWQMGMELSKFTLDLTDTFPAYEKYGLKSQMDRCSISIPSNIAEGSSRTNKSFSHFLDISLGSSFELQTQILLANHRKYLSEEKCETFEIKIEEFQRATMVFQNTLNKD
- the tnpA gene encoding IS200/IS605 family transposase; the encoded protein is MANTYTQIYIQIVFAVKGRQNLISKENREELHQFITGIVSNRNQKLFAVFAMPDHVHILVSMSPTFSVSDLVRDLKAGTSKFINEKGWMNGKFNWQEGYGAFSYSKSSVDSVVKYILNQEEHHKKKSFREEYLDFMSKFEIEYDSKYLFEWMD
- a CDS encoding TonB-dependent receptor plug domain-containing protein, producing the protein MNKNLGTVFFLATFCALNAQVKTLEIDSVEIQGKFIATTYKNANQNISIITRADILSSPATSIDEILQQIPGMDIRRRGANGVQSDVGFRGSNFEQVLILINGIRMNDSQTGHNSLNVPVDLDNVERIEVIKGPSARRFGQNAYAGAINIITKSQIGKSVKISANAGDYETYGFGFNANLGNEKFSNSLQANSNSSQGYRHNTDFEIRNVFYQNQLKIKNGDIRLQAGFSEKKFGANGFYSSPQATEQYEELQASIISVAHQQTFGKLKLNSNVYWRRGQDMYLFNREKPEIYRNMHIGNNVGGEVNSSYQSSLGTTGLGVELRKEFLASNNLGDRERFVTQVFFEHHFSFFDKKLNISPGASWANYSTNGNFFYPGLDVGYTFYQNNKFFGSISKVHRVPTFTDLYYSSKTEQGNVNLTPENAVYAEIGYQYQNKNILAKLSGFYRDSNNSIDWIKNSLQDPVWYSRNIGNKETKGIEVEVGHQVFDWMKYTVGYTYIDNKLKDLNDLNSRYALDNLKHQFVAKLQTKFLKYFTNELVYRYNDRMNLGSYHLLDEKLSFNKKDFSVYALINNVTDSEYTETFGVPMPQRWFHIGFSYNINIK
- a CDS encoding thiolase family protein — its product is MKTAYIVKGFRTAVGKAPKGSLRFTRPDVMAATVIEKLMAELPQLDKNRIDDLIVGNAMPEAEQGLNVARLISLMGLQTDKVPGVTVNRYCASGSEAIAIASAKIQAGMADCIIAGGTESMSYIPMGGYKPVPETEIAKTNPDYYWGMGYTAEEVAKQYNITREEQDQFAFESHMKALKANAEGRFANQIVSIPVEYNFLDENQKMQTKKFDFSVDEGPRADTSLAGLSKLRPVFANGGSVTAGNSSQMSDGAAFVMVMSEEMVKELGLEPEARLVAYAAAGLEPRIMGMGPIYAIPKALKQAGLELKDIDLIELNEAFASQSVAIKKELGLNPDILNVNGGAIALGHPLGCTGTKLTVQLLDEMRKRGNKYGMVSMCVGTGQGAASIFELL
- a CDS encoding phosphohydrolase, whose translation is MTKEELLYKAIKIADKAHKGQKDKYHAPYIAHVMRVMEYGKTMDEKIVGVLHDVVEDHPEEFSFEYLRFEGFPEYILFAISCLTKFDPEEVYDDFVKRTERSPLAVAVKLNDLRDNMDLRRVNRELTSKDIHRFNKYLKAYRYLSDKY